One Belonocnema kinseyi isolate 2016_QV_RU_SX_M_011 chromosome 6, B_treatae_v1, whole genome shotgun sequence genomic region harbors:
- the LOC117174394 gene encoding uncharacterized protein LOC117174394 encodes MSLTNRKNAVDEHYNSNMTQEEQFRSEFWNKLQNGMRVWVPLHIKNILKLSNLDNASCLQDLDDAAIKELESFAKTIMLKKVKNEPDLTQYYGVFNEEPENFEFVIGDKLILKRMVKFTQATPFEYWTSRTSESYAMPSTQKSDKDPDTDISTEISKVNRLVKKVVNETTPYLSETHRVNLLNGVDTNISIEKDAYDVLQCYKATITCPVCHQNLNFTKSMTKTNYNPRWIISNLKRHFETHFIVQPDNKKITKQTKKKKIQL; translated from the exons ATGAGCCTCACCAATCGAAAAAATGCG GTAGATGAACATTACAACTCTAATATGACACAAGAAGAACAATTTCGCAGTGAATTTTGGAACAAACTGCAAAATGGAATGCGAGTATGGGTCCCACTACATATAAAGAACATCTTGAAGTTAAGTAACTTGGACAACGCAAGTTGCTTACAAGACTTAGATGATGCGGCTATCAAAGAATTGGAAAGTTTTGCAAAAACGATAAtgctgaaaaaagtgaaaaatgaacctgatCTGACACAATATTACGGGGTTTTTAATGAAGAACCCGAGAATTTCGAATTTGTTATAGGAGATAAACTCATACTAAAGCGAATGGTAAAATTCACTCAAGCTACACCCTTCGAATATTGGACATCTAGAACGTCTGAGAGTTATGCTATGCCGAGCACGCAAAAAAGTGATAAGGATCCAGATACTGACATTTCGACAGAAATTTCGAAAGTGAATAGACTAGTCAAAAAAGTGGTCAATGAAACTACTCCATATCTCAGTGAAACCCACCGAGTAAACTTGTTAAACGGTGTGGACACAAACATTTCGATTGAAAAAGATGCTTACGACGTCCTTCAATGTTACAAAGCAACAATTACGTGTCCAGTCTGCCACCAAAACTTGAACTTCACAAAATCCATGACAAAGACAAACTACAATCCTCGATGGATAATTTCAAACCTCAAACGACATTTCGAGACACATTTTATCGTCCAACCGGACAAcaagaaaattacaaaacaaaccaagaaaaaaaaaattcagttataa